The following proteins come from a genomic window of Mariniflexile sp. TRM1-10:
- a CDS encoding NAD(P)/FAD-dependent oxidoreductase: MKKVVIVGGGISGLCSAYYLVKEGHSVTVIDQSDITAGASFINAGYLTPSHFIPLAAPGIITQGLKWMLNSSSPFYIKPRLDFDFFKWALYFKKSATKNNVEKSIPILKELNLKSQHLFEGMLASLDFNFHYEKKGILMAYSSSKNEAEEHEIAERAIKEGLDVTCLNKEELHKIQPVLSDHVIGAIHYKCDSHMTPNHFMLTMKTWLENNGVKFHTNQIVEDFTIKNDKIVAVKSENINFIADEFVLAIGSWTSALVSKLKLNIPIQAGKGYSMDVHRPTGITIPTILIEAKTAITPMDNFTRFAGTMEFSGNNTIVRKERVEALANAVKTFYKDIEINNEEKAKATSGLRPVSPDGLPFIGKTSKYTNLTIAAGHAMMGWSLGAITGQLVAELVDGKKPSINLGPLAPERFK, translated from the coding sequence ATGAAAAAAGTAGTTATAGTTGGTGGTGGCATTTCAGGTTTATGTAGTGCTTATTATTTAGTTAAGGAAGGACACTCTGTAACCGTTATAGATCAAAGCGATATAACTGCTGGCGCTTCATTTATTAATGCGGGTTATTTAACACCCAGTCATTTTATTCCGCTAGCAGCACCAGGTATTATTACCCAAGGTTTAAAGTGGATGTTAAATAGCTCGAGCCCCTTTTATATAAAACCACGTTTGGATTTTGATTTTTTTAAATGGGCATTATATTTTAAAAAATCAGCTACTAAAAATAATGTTGAAAAATCCATTCCTATTTTAAAGGAATTAAATTTAAAAAGTCAGCATCTATTTGAGGGCATGTTAGCATCTTTGGATTTTAATTTTCATTACGAAAAAAAAGGAATTCTCATGGCGTATAGCTCATCTAAAAATGAGGCAGAAGAGCATGAAATTGCAGAACGAGCTATTAAAGAAGGTTTAGATGTAACATGTTTAAATAAAGAAGAATTACACAAAATCCAACCGGTGCTTTCAGATCATGTCATTGGAGCTATTCACTATAAATGTGATTCGCATATGACGCCGAATCATTTTATGCTTACCATGAAAACATGGTTAGAAAATAATGGCGTCAAGTTTCATACCAATCAAATAGTTGAAGATTTTACCATAAAAAATGATAAAATAGTGGCTGTAAAATCCGAAAACATTAATTTTATAGCAGATGAATTTGTTTTAGCTATTGGAAGTTGGACATCAGCATTGGTATCAAAATTAAAGCTAAACATTCCCATTCAAGCAGGAAAAGGTTATAGTATGGATGTACACAGACCAACGGGTATTACCATACCAACGATATTGATTGAAGCTAAAACTGCCATAACACCCATGGATAATTTTACCCGATTTGCTGGAACTATGGAGTTTTCCGGGAATAACACCATCGTTAGAAAAGAACGCGTTGAAGCTTTGGCAAATGCCGTAAAAACATTTTATAAAGATATTGAAATTAATAACGAAGAGAAGGCAAAAGCGACTTCTGGATTAAGACCAGTATCTCCAGATGGGTTGCCTTTTATTGGCAAAACAAGTAAATACACCAACCTAACCATAGCAGCAGGGCACGCTATGATGGGTTGGAGCTTAGGCGCCATTACAGGACAGCTTGTTGCAGAGTTAGTTGATGGCAAAAAACCTTCAATAAATCTAGGTCCGCTTGCCCCAGAGCGTTTCAAATAA
- a CDS encoding M24 family metallopeptidase — MSKFGIGGSTIEAELNAIKPVAHVIKPIQEAEYKSRIQKACELMKLQNAQAMYLNAGTNLLYFTGTHWHASERMVGAILLPNGDLHYIVPSFEKGTLLDFMAIEGEIHCWEEHESPYLLLNNILKENNILEGDILIDESTPFFVYEGISKATGLNIENAHTVISECRMIKSEAEIAIIKALMDITLEVHKATARILKVGITTKEIEDFINEAHKRYGMISGSYFCIVLFGKDASFPHGVKTPKPLELNDIVLVDTGCSFHDYISDITRTYIFGEANDYQQKIWNIEKEAQLAAFTASQMGLTCGDVDLAAREKIASYGLGPDYNLPGLPHRTGHGIGLDIHEYPYILKGNKTILKPGMCYSIEPMICVPSEFGIRLEDHVYITKDGPKWFTEPAHSIENPFGN, encoded by the coding sequence ATGAGTAAATTCGGAATAGGAGGTTCAACCATAGAAGCAGAATTAAATGCTATAAAACCAGTCGCACATGTAATAAAACCTATTCAAGAAGCAGAATACAAAAGCAGAATACAAAAGGCATGCGAACTTATGAAACTGCAAAATGCCCAAGCTATGTATTTAAATGCGGGAACAAATTTACTTTACTTTACAGGAACACATTGGCATGCTAGCGAACGTATGGTAGGTGCCATTTTATTACCTAATGGCGATTTGCATTACATCGTTCCTAGCTTTGAAAAAGGCACCCTTTTAGATTTCATGGCCATAGAAGGTGAAATTCATTGCTGGGAAGAACATGAAAGTCCGTATCTGCTTTTGAACAATATACTTAAAGAAAACAACATATTAGAAGGTGATATTTTAATTGACGAAAGCACGCCTTTCTTTGTTTATGAGGGCATTTCTAAAGCTACAGGTTTAAATATTGAAAACGCACATACAGTAATTTCAGAATGTCGAATGATTAAATCTGAAGCTGAAATAGCCATTATTAAAGCCCTCATGGATATTACTTTAGAAGTTCACAAAGCTACCGCAAGAATTTTAAAAGTAGGCATCACAACTAAAGAAATTGAAGATTTTATTAATGAAGCCCACAAACGTTACGGTATGATCTCTGGTTCTTATTTTTGTATTGTTTTATTCGGAAAAGACGCCTCGTTTCCACATGGTGTTAAAACCCCAAAACCACTGGAATTAAACGATATCGTTTTGGTAGATACAGGTTGTTCGTTTCACGATTATATTTCAGATATTACCAGAACCTATATTTTTGGTGAGGCCAACGATTACCAACAAAAAATTTGGAACATCGAAAAAGAAGCACAATTAGCTGCTTTTACGGCATCACAAATGGGGCTTACCTGTGGTGATGTAGATCTGGCTGCAAGAGAAAAAATAGCATCTTACGGTCTTGGACCAGATTATAATCTTCCGGGATTACCACATCGAACAGGTCATGGCATAGGTTTGGATATTCATGAGTATCCTTATATCTTAAAAGGAAATAAAACTATTTTAAAACCAGGTATGTGTTATAGTATTGAACCCATGATTTGTGTGCCATCCGAATTTGGTATTCGTTTGGAAGACCATGTTTACATAACTAAAGATGGTCCAAAATGGTTTACGGAACCAGCACATTCTATCGAAAACCCATTTGGTAATTGA
- a CDS encoding S9 family peptidase, giving the protein MKDIIKQMTNKILAILVCLCCISMYSQGTLEEYKKALAVDSLFKDKVFNSPSGFYWLPNNKLWYVNNSKSGKEYILVDVEQKTQNPFFNHDKFAKALAKQTNETIHANAIDINKLAYHQDKNELDFTYKNTVFTCNLNNYTLTFNKTAKGWRNKDGDYWGNRFDETKKPPVTSPDSSAIAFIKNYNLYIKNIKTEEESQLSYDGSKGNYYSSYIQWSPDGEKIMAYKVRPGEEHKIYFVESSPKDQLQPKLQSRDYLKPGDQLPFKSPQLFIVESKTKIEIPTNEFNSQYSLSDIKWRKDSRAFTFEYNQRGHQVYKVIEVNATTGKVNVLINETSNTFIDYSNKKYRHDIEDGKAILWTSERDGWNHLYLYHGDGTLKKQLTKGEWVVRKVIHVDEENKEIYFTASGLDKKQDPYFIHYFKIDFEGKNMKRLTSENGNHKLTFSEDYNYYVDQYSRVDLPPVTLLKTTEDAKTILELQTANHAALLKEGWMAPEVFTAKGRDGITDIWGIIVRPTTFDPNRNYPIIEYIYAGPHDSFVPKEFHAYYWSMSALAELGFIVVQIDGMGTSNRSKAFHDVCWQNLKDGGFPDRKLWMKAAAKKYPYMNIDKVGIHGTSAGGQNAGAALVFNSDFYDVAVSSCGCHDNRMDKMWWNEQFMGYPIGPHYAACSNIENAAQLEGNLMLILGEVDDNVDPSSTMQFADALIKANKDFELVTIPGMGHSSGGAFGERKRKDFFVKHLLNVTPPTWNEIYNEGTPKKNINR; this is encoded by the coding sequence ATGAAAGATATTATCAAACAAATGACCAACAAAATACTTGCTATTTTAGTATGTCTTTGCTGTATTTCAATGTATAGCCAAGGTACTTTAGAAGAATATAAAAAAGCACTTGCTGTAGATTCTTTATTTAAAGATAAAGTTTTTAATTCACCATCAGGATTTTACTGGCTACCAAATAATAAACTTTGGTATGTTAATAATTCAAAATCGGGTAAAGAATATATTTTGGTTGATGTTGAACAAAAAACACAAAACCCTTTTTTCAATCATGATAAATTTGCTAAAGCATTGGCAAAACAAACCAATGAAACTATTCATGCGAACGCTATAGATATTAACAAGTTAGCGTATCACCAAGATAAAAATGAATTGGATTTTACCTATAAAAATACCGTTTTTACTTGCAATCTCAATAACTACACACTAACCTTTAATAAAACAGCTAAAGGCTGGCGAAATAAGGATGGAGATTATTGGGGAAATCGGTTTGACGAAACTAAAAAGCCACCAGTAACATCGCCAGATTCCTCTGCAATAGCATTTATTAAAAACTACAATCTTTATATAAAAAACATCAAAACTGAAGAAGAGAGTCAGTTAAGTTATGATGGTTCCAAAGGCAATTATTATTCCTCCTACATACAATGGTCGCCCGATGGTGAAAAAATAATGGCGTATAAGGTTAGACCCGGAGAAGAACATAAAATTTATTTCGTAGAGTCAAGCCCGAAAGACCAGTTACAACCTAAATTACAGTCCAGGGATTACCTAAAGCCAGGTGATCAATTGCCATTTAAAAGTCCGCAATTATTTATTGTGGAATCTAAAACAAAAATAGAGATTCCTACCAATGAATTTAATAGCCAATACAGCCTTTCGGATATAAAATGGCGTAAAGATAGCAGGGCCTTTACTTTTGAGTATAACCAACGTGGACACCAGGTTTATAAGGTTATTGAAGTCAACGCAACAACAGGAAAAGTAAACGTTTTAATAAACGAAACAAGCAACACGTTTATAGATTACAGTAATAAAAAATACCGACATGACATTGAAGATGGAAAAGCGATTTTATGGACTTCCGAACGCGATGGATGGAACCACCTGTATCTATACCATGGTGATGGGACCCTTAAAAAACAACTGACTAAAGGAGAATGGGTGGTTAGAAAAGTAATCCATGTAGATGAAGAAAACAAAGAAATTTATTTTACGGCGAGTGGTTTGGATAAAAAACAAGACCCTTATTTTATACACTATTTTAAAATAGATTTTGAAGGTAAAAACATGAAACGCTTAACGTCTGAAAATGGAAACCACAAACTAACCTTTTCAGAAGATTACAACTATTATGTCGATCAATATTCCCGTGTCGATTTACCTCCTGTAACGCTTTTAAAAACAACAGAAGATGCCAAAACGATTTTAGAGCTACAAACGGCAAATCATGCCGCTTTATTAAAAGAAGGGTGGATGGCACCAGAGGTATTTACCGCAAAAGGGAGAGATGGCATCACCGATATTTGGGGTATTATTGTAAGGCCCACAACGTTTGATCCCAATAGAAATTATCCAATAATAGAATACATTTATGCAGGTCCGCATGATTCGTTTGTCCCTAAAGAGTTTCATGCCTATTATTGGTCTATGTCTGCTTTAGCGGAACTTGGTTTTATTGTAGTGCAAATAGATGGTATGGGGACTTCAAACCGCTCTAAAGCCTTTCATGATGTTTGTTGGCAAAACCTAAAAGATGGTGGTTTCCCAGATAGAAAATTATGGATGAAAGCCGCTGCTAAAAAATACCCGTACATGAATATCGATAAAGTGGGGATCCATGGAACTTCTGCTGGCGGACAAAATGCTGGAGCTGCTTTGGTATTCAATTCAGATTTCTATGACGTGGCGGTGTCTTCTTGTGGCTGTCACGATAACAGAATGGATAAAATGTGGTGGAACGAACAATTTATGGGTTACCCTATTGGTCCACATTATGCCGCGTGTTCCAACATTGAAAATGCGGCTCAGTTGGAAGGAAACCTGATGTTAATTTTAGGAGAAGTTGATGATAACGTAGATCCATCTTCAACCATGCAATTTGCTGATGCGCTTATAAAAGCCAATAAAGATTTTGAATTAGTCACCATTCCCGGAATGGGACACTCCTCTGGAGGCGCCTTTGGGGAGCGTAAACGAAAAGATTTTTTTGTAAAACATTTACTAAATGTAACACCACCCACATGGAATGAAATTTACAATGAGGGCACGCCCAAAAAGAATATAAATAGATAA
- a CDS encoding beta-L-arabinofuranosidase domain-containing protein, with the protein MKIHKSLIYTLLTVLPVMTTNLQAQNGDQILDGIGETGLIARYLFDGDAKDWSRNNLHGKLNDSKANFVDDDLFGTVLSLPADSNAFVILPGEAVTGEESLSITGWIYLLSDRQGQHFFDFGKNTKSHFFVAPMGTNEKQGYQAGIVTEAGDKYQTDPSAIEANRWNHLAIVINVPSKSLSTYVNGKLVSETKNVELDLEHVFDKNSSTKNMLYIGKSLLSNNAYLHAKLHDFRIYRIPLSEKQIARIHHNALSGEETVVNETKDVADDLPMFSKTSPQLYNEYVTSVPNVEIETVVGYLPRLPRYVKGIYRNGMEGPDVRVLWPAPKDNSNVRTAGQYTITGSIAGTDLKPKAVITVKEVKENATPTRKLEVFNLDEVSLNPDLHGHNTKFIENRDKFITTLAKTNPDDFLYMFRNAFGQEQPQGAEPLGVWDTQETKLRGHATGHYLTAIAQAYASTGYDKALQANFANKMESMVNTLYGLSQMSGQPRETGGAHVSDPTAVPIGVGKTNYDSDLSIDGIRTDYWNWGKGFISAYPPDQFIMLENGATYGGQKTQIWAPYYTLHKILAGLMDIYEVSGNEKALEVAKGMGDWVHARLSQLPTEALISMWNRYIAGEFGGMNEAMARLSRITNEHRYLEVAQLFDNINMFFGDAEHSHGLAKNVDTFRGLHANQHIPQIMGALETYRDSNTPDYYRIADNFWYKTTNDYMYSIGGVAGARNPANAECFISQPATIYENGLSAGGQNETCATYNMLKLTRNLFLYEQRAELMDYYERGLYNHILASVAEDSPANTYHVPLRPGSIKHFGNADMKGFTCCNGTALESSTKLQNSIYFKSMDNHALYVNLYVPSTLHWTEKNITLVQTTAFPNEDHTKLTIKGSGKFDVNVRVPHWATQGFSVKINGKKEKVAATPGSYLKLSRKWKNGDTIELHMPFQFHLDPIMDQQNIASLFYGPILLAAQESEPRKDWRKVTLDAQDISKSIEGNPKTLEFNIDGVVFKPFYETYGRHSVYLDVTLK; encoded by the coding sequence ATGAAAATCCATAAATCACTCATTTATACACTACTAACTGTTCTACCTGTGATGACAACAAATTTACAGGCACAAAATGGAGATCAAATTTTAGACGGTATTGGCGAAACAGGATTAATTGCTCGCTATTTGTTTGATGGTGATGCGAAGGATTGGTCACGAAACAATCTACATGGCAAGCTAAATGATTCGAAAGCTAATTTTGTTGATGACGACCTGTTTGGCACAGTGCTTTCTTTGCCAGCAGATAGTAACGCTTTTGTTATTTTACCAGGAGAAGCAGTCACCGGAGAAGAATCACTTAGTATAACAGGGTGGATTTATTTGCTTTCTGATCGTCAGGGGCAACATTTTTTTGATTTTGGAAAAAACACCAAATCCCATTTTTTTGTCGCTCCCATGGGAACTAACGAAAAACAAGGATATCAGGCAGGAATCGTTACTGAAGCAGGGGATAAGTACCAAACAGATCCATCAGCTATAGAAGCCAATAGATGGAACCATTTAGCTATTGTTATCAATGTGCCTTCAAAATCCCTCAGCACGTATGTTAATGGTAAACTCGTTAGTGAAACCAAAAACGTAGAGCTGGATTTAGAACATGTATTCGATAAGAATTCTAGCACCAAGAATATGCTCTATATAGGGAAGTCACTTTTATCTAACAACGCTTATCTCCATGCCAAATTACATGATTTTAGAATCTATCGAATCCCTTTGAGTGAAAAGCAAATCGCCAGAATTCACCATAATGCTTTGAGCGGTGAGGAGACGGTTGTAAATGAAACGAAAGATGTTGCAGACGACCTGCCTATGTTTTCCAAAACAAGTCCCCAACTTTATAACGAATACGTGACCAGCGTACCAAACGTTGAAATAGAAACAGTAGTAGGATATCTTCCTCGCTTACCGCGCTACGTAAAAGGCATTTATCGCAATGGCATGGAAGGTCCAGACGTCCGCGTACTATGGCCAGCACCAAAAGATAACAGTAACGTACGCACAGCAGGTCAATATACCATAACAGGAAGTATCGCTGGTACTGACTTAAAACCCAAAGCAGTTATAACAGTCAAAGAGGTCAAGGAAAACGCGACGCCAACCCGAAAACTAGAAGTTTTTAATCTGGATGAAGTTTCATTAAACCCAGATCTTCATGGGCATAACACAAAATTTATTGAGAACCGTGATAAGTTCATAACCACCCTTGCCAAAACAAACCCAGACGATTTCCTGTATATGTTTCGCAATGCCTTTGGACAGGAACAACCTCAAGGCGCAGAACCGTTAGGGGTATGGGACACTCAGGAAACCAAATTACGCGGTCATGCCACGGGACATTATCTAACAGCGATTGCACAAGCCTATGCGAGTACGGGTTATGATAAGGCACTCCAAGCTAATTTTGCTAATAAGATGGAATCTATGGTCAATACGCTATACGGGTTATCGCAAATGTCTGGGCAACCACGGGAAACAGGAGGAGCGCACGTATCAGATCCAACCGCTGTACCCATAGGCGTAGGGAAAACAAACTATGACTCAGATTTGAGTATAGACGGTATTCGTACCGATTATTGGAATTGGGGAAAAGGGTTCATTAGTGCCTATCCACCAGATCAATTCATTATGCTAGAAAATGGCGCCACCTATGGCGGGCAGAAAACCCAAATTTGGGCACCCTACTATACACTACATAAAATCCTTGCAGGATTGATGGATATATATGAAGTCAGTGGTAATGAAAAAGCCCTTGAAGTTGCTAAGGGAATGGGTGACTGGGTACATGCCCGTTTGAGTCAGTTGCCAACCGAAGCACTTATCAGTATGTGGAACAGGTATATAGCTGGAGAATTTGGCGGTATGAATGAAGCCATGGCGCGACTGTCTCGAATAACGAATGAGCACCGTTACCTAGAAGTTGCTCAATTATTCGATAACATCAACATGTTTTTTGGTGACGCTGAACATTCACATGGATTAGCGAAGAATGTAGATACCTTCCGTGGGTTACATGCCAATCAACACATTCCTCAAATTATGGGAGCACTCGAAACCTATCGTGATTCCAATACTCCGGACTATTACCGTATAGCCGATAATTTCTGGTATAAAACCACCAATGATTATATGTACAGCATTGGAGGCGTTGCGGGAGCCCGTAATCCTGCCAACGCGGAATGTTTTATCAGTCAGCCAGCAACAATCTATGAAAATGGTTTGTCCGCTGGTGGGCAGAATGAAACCTGTGCGACCTACAACATGCTTAAGCTAACCAGAAATTTATTTCTTTATGAACAGCGTGCCGAACTCATGGATTATTATGAACGGGGTCTTTATAACCATATCCTAGCTTCTGTGGCAGAAGATAGCCCTGCGAATACGTATCATGTGCCGTTGAGACCGGGCTCCATAAAACATTTTGGCAATGCGGACATGAAAGGATTCACTTGCTGTAATGGGACAGCTTTAGAAAGTAGTACCAAGCTTCAGAATTCAATTTATTTTAAAAGTATGGATAACCATGCACTTTATGTCAATCTGTATGTGCCTTCAACATTACACTGGACTGAAAAAAATATAACTTTAGTGCAAACAACTGCTTTTCCAAATGAAGACCATACGAAGTTAACCATTAAAGGAAGTGGGAAGTTTGATGTTAATGTTCGCGTACCGCATTGGGCGACCCAAGGATTTTCCGTAAAGATAAATGGCAAAAAAGAAAAAGTGGCTGCCACACCGGGAAGCTATCTTAAATTGAGCCGTAAATGGAAAAATGGAGATACCATAGAACTGCACATGCCATTTCAATTTCATTTAGACCCCATAATGGATCAGCAAAATATAGCGAGTTTGTTTTATGGCCCCATTTTACTGGCAGCACAGGAGTCCGAACCACGAAAAGACTGGCGGAAAGTAACTTTAGATGCTCAGGATATTAGCAAGTCCATAGAAGGAAATCCAAAGACTTTGGAGTTTAATATAGACGGCGTTGTTTTCAAACCTTTTTATGAAACTTATGGGAGACATTCGGTTTATCTAGACGTTACCCTTAAATAA
- a CDS encoding DUF885 family protein yields MNYTSLKTYHFLIIFFLTMMVTAQSNLIDLVNSYSADKRALNKFYTHSESEEYYQRFMTLYANWQNKMEALDFDALNQQEKVDYLLLKNLIEKETYFFNLDYIAFKEVASVSDFAKDIVPFIKERRRGKKPDAQALAKILHDASSKIDAEIKTLNEQLFKDWLMAEKASKVIVSFQKSLEEAYSFYCGYDPSFTWWVEKPFEHISAKLSEYANLLKENYSKTSIKDDGSGIIGKPIGREALIESLNFEFIPYTPEQMIKTAENQFNWCKEEMIKASKDLGYGTDWKAALEHVKNTYVPAGEQPQVITDLYNQSVDFIEARDLITFPELAKETWGMIMMTPERQKVNPFFTGGWEISISYPTQDMSEADKLMSMRGNNPNFSRATVQHELLPGHNLQYFMNARHKSYRNAFDTPFWMEGWALYWEINLWNKEFPQTPEQKLGMLFWRIHRCARIIFSLKYHLGDMTPQQCIDMLVNEVGHEYANAEAEVRRSFATSYTPPLYQMAYMTGGLQFYALRNEMLEKGWTEKQFHDRVLQENMMPIELLRSLIQDLPLKKNHKTHWKFSTEFK; encoded by the coding sequence ATGAACTATACATCTTTAAAAACATACCATTTCTTAATTATATTCTTTCTAACCATGATGGTAACCGCACAAAGCAACCTTATAGATTTGGTAAACTCATATAGTGCCGATAAACGTGCTTTAAATAAATTTTATACCCATAGTGAATCTGAAGAATACTATCAGCGGTTTATGACCTTATATGCTAACTGGCAAAATAAAATGGAAGCCCTGGATTTTGATGCTTTAAACCAACAGGAAAAAGTAGATTACCTCCTTTTAAAGAACTTGATTGAAAAAGAAACTTACTTTTTCAATTTAGATTATATAGCGTTTAAAGAGGTGGCTTCCGTATCGGATTTTGCTAAAGATATAGTTCCTTTCATTAAAGAAAGAAGACGGGGTAAAAAACCAGATGCCCAGGCACTGGCAAAAATTTTACACGATGCCAGCTCGAAAATTGATGCTGAAATAAAGACACTTAACGAGCAGCTTTTTAAAGATTGGCTAATGGCAGAAAAGGCTTCTAAAGTAATCGTGTCTTTCCAAAAATCATTAGAAGAAGCCTATTCTTTTTATTGCGGTTACGACCCTAGTTTTACCTGGTGGGTTGAAAAACCATTCGAACACATATCCGCTAAACTTTCTGAATATGCTAATCTACTTAAAGAAAACTATTCTAAAACCAGTATAAAAGACGATGGTAGTGGTATTATCGGAAAACCAATTGGAAGAGAGGCGCTCATTGAAAGTTTAAATTTTGAATTTATTCCGTACACACCGGAACAAATGATTAAAACTGCCGAAAATCAGTTTAACTGGTGCAAGGAGGAAATGATAAAAGCATCGAAAGATTTAGGTTATGGAACCGACTGGAAAGCTGCCTTGGAGCATGTGAAAAATACCTATGTGCCTGCTGGCGAACAACCTCAAGTTATCACAGATCTTTATAATCAATCTGTCGATTTTATTGAAGCACGCGATTTGATAACATTTCCGGAATTGGCAAAAGAAACTTGGGGCATGATTATGATGACACCAGAGCGTCAAAAAGTAAATCCATTCTTTACAGGTGGTTGGGAAATTAGTATTTCTTATCCTACCCAAGATATGAGTGAGGCCGATAAATTAATGAGCATGCGTGGAAACAATCCTAATTTTTCCAGAGCGACCGTACAACATGAATTATTGCCGGGGCATAATCTTCAATATTTTATGAATGCCCGCCATAAAAGTTACCGCAATGCATTCGACACCCCTTTTTGGATGGAAGGATGGGCACTTTATTGGGAAATAAACTTATGGAATAAAGAATTCCCCCAAACACCTGAACAAAAATTAGGGATGCTATTTTGGAGAATCCATAGATGTGCACGCATTATTTTCTCTTTAAAATATCATTTAGGAGACATGACACCCCAGCAGTGTATTGATATGCTTGTAAACGAAGTTGGTCACGAATACGCCAATGCCGAAGCAGAAGTCAGACGTTCTTTTGCTACAAGCTATACCCCACCATTATATCAAATGGCTTATATGACGGGAGGTTTGCAATTTTATGCCTTACGGAATGAAATGTTGGAAAAAGGGTGGACAGAAAAACAATTCCATGATCGTGTTTTACAAGAAAACATGATGCCCATCGAGCTTCTAAGAAGTCTGATACAAGATTTACCATTAAAGAAAAACCATAAAACGCATTGGAAATTCTCAACGGAATTCAAATGA